One region of Chryseobacterium sp. SORGH_AS_0447 genomic DNA includes:
- a CDS encoding thiamine pyrophosphate-dependent enzyme yields the protein MAKNIAEQIVEMLENANVKRIYAVTGDSLNHLNIAVKKSSIEWIHVRHEEAGAYAAAAEAELDGFAVCAGSCGPGHVHLINGVYEAHRSHVPMLVIASTIPSEEMGMDYFQETNTIKLFDDCSYYNQMITRPEQVQRTVQTAIQHAISKKGVAVIGLPGDVSELEAEEATTSNKIFRTNPIIRPSDEELSQLAGLINESEKVTIYCGIGAEKANAEVVELSKYLKAPVGYSFRGKMSIQPNNPNEVGLTGLLGLPSAHHAMHEADLLILLGTDFPYDKFMPVKNKIVQVDESPERLGRRAKLELGLTGDVKETIKALLPLLNEKTDTDFLKQQLEFYDKVKENQLTYVKDQGTENGIQPEFVTYTLDKLATKDAVFTVDTGMCCVWGARYITGTGERKMLGSFNHGSMANAMPMAIGASLAYPGRQVIAMCGDGGLSMLLGDMATIFQYKLPVKIIVFNNRSLGMVKLEMEVGGMPDNETDMVNPDFAMIAHAMGYPGKNIHQPEEVEDAIKECLDYNGPYLLNIFTNPNALALPPKIEANQVLGMTKSMAQLMLGGKMEEVLDTVKSNYKHIKDLL from the coding sequence ATGGCCAAAAATATTGCAGAGCAAATTGTAGAGATGCTGGAAAATGCCAATGTGAAAAGAATTTATGCCGTAACGGGCGATAGCCTTAACCATCTAAACATTGCTGTAAAGAAAAGCAGCATCGAATGGATTCACGTAAGGCATGAAGAAGCTGGAGCCTATGCGGCAGCGGCAGAAGCTGAACTGGATGGTTTTGCCGTATGTGCGGGAAGCTGCGGACCGGGACACGTTCATTTGATCAATGGGGTTTATGAAGCGCACCGCTCTCATGTGCCGATGCTCGTTATTGCTTCCACCATACCAAGCGAAGAAATGGGAATGGATTATTTTCAGGAAACCAATACCATCAAACTGTTCGATGACTGCAGTTATTACAATCAGATGATTACAAGGCCGGAACAGGTGCAGCGAACGGTTCAGACAGCCATTCAACATGCTATTTCAAAAAAAGGTGTTGCGGTTATCGGACTTCCGGGCGATGTTTCGGAACTCGAAGCGGAGGAGGCAACAACTTCCAATAAAATATTTAGAACAAACCCGATTATCCGTCCTTCGGATGAAGAGTTAAGCCAATTGGCAGGTTTAATCAACGAAAGCGAAAAAGTAACCATCTACTGCGGAATCGGTGCGGAAAAAGCTAATGCAGAAGTAGTAGAACTATCCAAATACTTAAAAGCTCCGGTGGGATATTCTTTCCGGGGTAAAATGTCAATCCAGCCCAATAATCCGAATGAAGTGGGTTTAACAGGGCTTTTGGGACTTCCCTCAGCGCATCACGCCATGCATGAAGCCGATCTTCTGATCCTTTTAGGCACTGATTTTCCTTATGATAAATTCATGCCGGTAAAAAACAAAATTGTCCAGGTTGATGAAAGCCCGGAAAGATTGGGGAGAAGAGCCAAGCTGGAACTTGGTCTTACGGGCGATGTAAAAGAAACCATAAAAGCATTGCTTCCTTTATTAAATGAAAAAACCGACACGGATTTCCTAAAGCAGCAGCTGGAATTTTATGATAAAGTAAAAGAAAACCAATTAACTTACGTAAAAGATCAGGGTACCGAAAATGGGATTCAGCCTGAATTTGTTACGTATACGCTGGATAAACTAGCGACTAAAGATGCCGTTTTTACCGTGGATACAGGAATGTGTTGCGTTTGGGGCGCAAGATATATTACCGGAACAGGTGAAAGGAAAATGCTCGGGTCTTTTAATCACGGATCAATGGCCAATGCGATGCCGATGGCGATCGGGGCTTCATTAGCCTATCCGGGCCGACAGGTCATTGCCATGTGCGGTGATGGCGGATTATCGATGCTTTTAGGGGATATGGCGACGATCTTCCAGTATAAACTGCCGGTAAAAATTATTGTTTTCAATAACCGATCCCTGGGAATGGTGAAGCTGGAAATGGAAGTCGGGGGAATGCCGGATAACGAAACGGATATGGTAAACCCGGATTTTGCGATGATTGCCCATGCCATGGGATATCCCGGAAAAAACATTCATCAGCCGGAAGAGGTGGAAGATGCCATAAAGGAGTGTCTTGATTATAATGGGCCTTATCTTCTGAATATCTTTACCAATCCTAATGCATTGGCGCTGCCTCCGAAAATTGAAGCCAATCAGGTGTTGGGAATGACCAAATCTATGGCACAGCTGATGCTTGGTGGAAAAATGGAAGAAGTACTCGATACTGTAAAGAGCAATTACAAACATATTAAAGATCTTTTGTAG
- a CDS encoding PolC-type DNA polymerase III, which produces MYSIIDIESNGAGYRKECIIDIAVYRYDGQKIVDQFISLVNPESDITPFVQKLTNITPKMVKTAPKFHEIARRIVEITANTTLVGHNIDFDYRMLRQSFQRLGYDFKINTLDTIPLAKKLIPDEVSYSLGKLVKSLGIPLTNHHRADGDARATLELFKLLISKDTENEIIQKQHEETNAKTYINKIKMLTQDLPNEKGFVYFQNEAGKIIFSDYVQDINKFSKKVFNSKSKRWELIQQEVEQINYELTGTDIIAKLILNSKGIKKREIFPFGLYHRNGKYLVEKNKLNKLEKPILKFRSFTQGSKAVQFIGKFEEYDDINTFRQKIDFKKRNELWLGTGRKLGEKLFLIIENGKVVSYGFYELFTQIQTLSKLTKLKIDLLYQSSDLVNELQLALLRGDFETLPLPK; this is translated from the coding sequence ATGTATTCCATAATTGACATAGAAAGTAATGGTGCAGGTTACAGAAAAGAATGCATTATCGATATCGCGGTGTACCGCTATGACGGGCAGAAGATTGTCGACCAGTTTATCTCATTAGTAAATCCTGAAAGCGACATCACGCCTTTCGTACAGAAATTAACGAACATCACGCCTAAAATGGTAAAAACGGCGCCGAAATTTCACGAAATTGCCCGCCGGATCGTTGAGATTACAGCCAATACTACGCTGGTAGGACATAATATCGATTTCGATTACCGCATGCTGCGCCAGTCTTTTCAAAGGCTGGGATATGATTTTAAAATCAATACTTTGGATACGATTCCGCTGGCGAAAAAACTGATTCCTGATGAGGTAAGTTATTCTTTGGGAAAGCTGGTTAAATCCTTGGGAATTCCTTTAACAAACCATCACCGTGCAGATGGTGACGCCCGTGCGACCCTGGAGTTATTTAAACTGCTCATTTCAAAAGACACGGAGAACGAAATCATCCAGAAGCAGCACGAAGAGACCAATGCAAAAACCTATATCAACAAGATTAAAATGCTCACCCAGGATCTTCCGAATGAGAAAGGTTTTGTTTATTTCCAGAACGAAGCGGGAAAAATTATCTTTTCGGATTATGTTCAGGACATTAATAAATTTTCGAAAAAAGTTTTCAATTCCAAATCCAAAAGATGGGAGTTGATCCAGCAGGAGGTCGAACAGATCAATTATGAGCTTACCGGAACAGACATTATTGCCAAACTGATCTTAAATTCAAAAGGAATTAAAAAGAGGGAAATCTTTCCTTTCGGGCTTTATCACAGAAACGGAAAATATTTGGTGGAAAAAAACAAGCTGAATAAACTGGAAAAGCCGATCCTGAAATTCAGGTCTTTTACCCAAGGTTCGAAGGCGGTACAGTTCATCGGGAAGTTTGAAGAATATGATGATATCAATACCTTCAGGCAGAAAATTGATTTTAAAAAACGAAACGAGCTTTGGCTGGGAACCGGTAGAAAGCTGGGCGAAAAACTATTCCTGATTATCGAAAACGGAAAAGTAGTATCGTATGGTTTTTATGAGCTTTTCACCCAGATTCAGACTTTAAGCAAACTTACAAAACTGAAGATCGATCTGCTTTATCAGTCGTCGGATTTGGTTAATGAACTGCAGCTGGCTTTGCTTCGAGGGGATTTTGAAACCTTACCATTGCCAAAATAA
- the lysA gene encoding diaminopimelate decarboxylase, which yields MNSKELLKIANEFGTPVYVYDAESIKTQYEKLTSSFLKHTKFFYAAKALTNINILKYVKNLGASLDCVSINEVKLGLKAGFTKEKILFTPNCVDLAEIEEAMTFGVHINIDNISILEQFGNKYGNTYPILVRINPHIFAGGNYKISTGHIDSKFGISIHQVRHIERVMKSTNLNVEGLHMHTGSEIKDPDVFLQALDIMLELSEHFPNLKYLDMGSGFKIPYQDTEEETDVKTLGKKVEKVISEFSKSTGKKFELWFEPGKFLVGKSGYLLVKANVIKQTTATVFVGVNSGFNHLIRPMFYDSYHVIENLSNPKGAERIYTVVGNICETDTFAWDRKLNEVREGDILAFHNAGAYGFEMSSNFNSRLKPAEVLFLDGKAHLIRKRDEFEDLLKNQIEVL from the coding sequence ATGAATTCAAAAGAATTGCTGAAGATTGCCAATGAGTTTGGCACACCGGTGTATGTGTATGATGCTGAATCCATCAAAACCCAATACGAAAAACTGACCTCTTCTTTTTTAAAACACACAAAGTTCTTCTATGCTGCGAAGGCGTTGACTAATATCAATATCCTTAAGTACGTAAAGAACCTGGGTGCTTCTTTGGATTGTGTTTCGATTAATGAAGTAAAGCTCGGCCTGAAAGCCGGTTTCACGAAAGAAAAAATATTGTTCACCCCCAATTGTGTAGATCTTGCCGAGATTGAAGAGGCAATGACCTTCGGGGTTCATATCAATATCGACAATATTTCGATCCTGGAGCAGTTCGGGAACAAATACGGAAACACTTACCCGATCCTGGTGAGAATCAACCCGCATATTTTTGCAGGAGGAAACTATAAAATTTCTACAGGTCATATCGACAGCAAATTCGGAATTTCCATCCACCAGGTACGTCATATCGAAAGAGTGATGAAATCTACCAACCTTAATGTGGAAGGCCTTCATATGCATACCGGAAGCGAGATCAAAGATCCGGACGTATTCCTACAGGCACTGGATATCATGCTTGAGCTGTCCGAACATTTCCCGAACCTAAAATATCTGGATATGGGAAGTGGTTTCAAAATTCCTTATCAGGATACCGAAGAAGAAACGGATGTGAAGACATTGGGTAAAAAAGTGGAGAAAGTAATCTCCGAGTTTTCTAAATCTACAGGGAAAAAGTTTGAGCTTTGGTTTGAACCGGGAAAATTCCTGGTAGGAAAAAGCGGGTATCTGTTGGTAAAAGCCAATGTGATCAAGCAGACTACGGCAACGGTTTTTGTGGGAGTAAATTCAGGGTTTAACCACCTGATCCGTCCGATGTTCTATGATTCTTACCACGTTATTGAAAACTTATCCAATCCAAAAGGTGCAGAGAGAATTTATACCGTAGTCGGAAATATTTGTGAGACCGATACATTTGCCTGGGACCGTAAGCTTAATGAAGTACGGGAGGGCGATATTCTGGCATTCCACAACGCAGGAGCCTATGGTTTTGAAATGAGCTCCAACTTCAATTCTCGTCTGAAGCCTGCTGAGGTATTGTTCCTCGATGGAAAAGCACACTTGATCAGAAAAAGAGATGAATTTGAAGATCTCCTTAAAAATCAGATTGAAGTACTGTAA
- a CDS encoding YhcG family protein → MPEGLTNEQLLKNISALLENARNKVVVAVNQTIVLTYFEIGRMIVEDEQKGESRAEYGKEQLKFLSKNLTEKFGKGFSETNLKQMRQFFLSYSICQTLSDESEISNSEMRSLKPQNKEDKFGNQILPYNFNLSWSHYLKLMRIKDPNERSFYEIESYKNNWSLRELQRQYDSALYTRLSLSKNKEEILQLAEKGQIIEKPKDLIKDPYILEFLGLPEKPDYSENDLESELIDKLEHFLLELGNGFTFVGRQQRITFEEKHFYIDLVFYNRILKCFVLIDLKIGELKHQDIGQMQMYVNYYDREKRFEDENKTIGIILCQDKSEALVQYTLPENNEQIFASKYFTVLPSKQDFINLLNSDNGKIS, encoded by the coding sequence ATGCCTGAAGGATTAACCAATGAACAGCTTTTAAAAAATATTTCCGCATTGCTTGAAAATGCACGGAATAAAGTTGTCGTTGCCGTTAATCAGACCATTGTGCTTACCTACTTTGAAATCGGAAGAATGATCGTGGAGGATGAGCAGAAGGGTGAAAGCCGGGCGGAATATGGAAAAGAACAACTTAAGTTTCTTTCTAAAAATTTAACGGAAAAATTTGGTAAAGGTTTCTCGGAAACAAACCTTAAACAGATGAGGCAATTTTTCTTGTCTTATTCAATTTGTCAGACACTGTCTGACGAATCTGAAATATCAAATTCCGAAATGCGATCTCTTAAACCTCAAAACAAAGAAGATAAATTTGGAAATCAGATACTTCCTTATAATTTCAATCTCTCCTGGTCACATTATCTGAAATTAATGCGAATCAAAGATCCGAACGAAAGAAGTTTTTACGAAATAGAAAGCTATAAAAACAACTGGAGTCTAAGAGAATTGCAAAGACAGTATGACTCTGCTTTATACACGCGATTGTCGCTAAGTAAAAATAAGGAAGAAATTCTTCAGCTTGCCGAAAAAGGGCAGATTATAGAAAAGCCGAAAGACCTGATTAAAGATCCGTATATCCTGGAATTTTTAGGCTTACCTGAAAAACCGGATTATTCCGAAAACGATCTGGAATCTGAATTAATTGATAAATTAGAACATTTTCTCCTAGAATTAGGGAATGGTTTTACATTCGTCGGAAGACAGCAAAGGATTACTTTTGAAGAAAAGCATTTTTATATTGATCTGGTATTTTATAACCGGATTTTGAAGTGTTTTGTATTAATTGATTTGAAAATCGGTGAATTGAAACATCAGGATATTGGCCAAATGCAGATGTACGTCAATTATTATGATCGTGAAAAACGTTTTGAAGACGAAAATAAAACCATAGGGATTATTCTTTGTCAGGATAAGAGCGAAGCTCTTGTTCAATATACCTTACCGGAGAATAACGAACAGATTTTTGCAAGTAAATATTTTACAGTATTGCCAAGTAAACAAGATTTTATTAACCTTCTAAACTCAGACAATGGAAAAATTTCATAA
- a CDS encoding energy transducer TonB: protein MIRKFLFLSITGCFLSVSGQTVKEEVFRYPRAYEAYEGGDVQFYKDFHQILMEKNLTPCENKEEYYQLKVRIDENDEIALINDDFNSQIAKNNKCAYELSIQVLKNMNRWKPLIIDGKKKTAVKTFFIKPNTLFENYKEDYVPDEKIAAMEGDLPGGINKFREEVAKRIDVDGFVWQKPFKIVVVFVVTREGKIGEVKLEQSSGVPEFDNRIINGIKSIKKKWAPAKIDGTPVDYRFRLPLNFGPM from the coding sequence ATGATTAGAAAATTTTTATTTTTATCAATAACAGGTTGTTTCCTTTCTGTCTCCGGTCAGACAGTTAAAGAAGAAGTTTTTAGATATCCTCGTGCTTATGAAGCATATGAAGGAGGAGACGTTCAGTTTTATAAAGACTTTCATCAGATTTTGATGGAAAAGAATCTTACACCTTGTGAAAATAAAGAGGAATATTATCAGTTAAAGGTCAGAATAGATGAAAATGATGAAATAGCTCTTATCAACGATGATTTCAATTCGCAAATTGCTAAAAATAATAAATGTGCTTATGAGTTAAGTATTCAGGTTTTGAAAAACATGAATAGATGGAAGCCTTTAATTATTGACGGAAAGAAAAAAACTGCAGTAAAAACTTTCTTCATCAAACCGAATACTTTATTTGAAAACTATAAAGAAGATTATGTCCCGGATGAAAAAATTGCTGCAATGGAAGGTGATCTGCCGGGAGGAATTAATAAATTTCGTGAAGAAGTTGCAAAAAGAATAGATGTTGATGGTTTTGTATGGCAAAAACCCTTTAAAATAGTTGTTGTTTTTGTAGTCACTCGTGAAGGCAAAATCGGAGAAGTGAAATTAGAACAGAGTTCCGGTGTTCCTGAATTTGATAACAGGATTATTAATGGTATAAAAAGCATTAAAAAGAAATGGGCTCCTGCAAAAATTGATGGCACTCCGGTAGATTATAGATTTAGATTACCTTTAAATTTTGGACCTATGTAA
- a CDS encoding LptE family protein → MNFKIKNIRIRQPKFWLLLLCLGVLNSCYSFTGSSLTDEKTIQINEFPNNAPLVNPTLSQQFSTDIQNRFLQRTTLKGTKENPDILVEGEITDYSITPTTIGSNTVTNQNTGGVVQESQNKLTITVKVHYENKLHPDFSFDRTYSDEAVFNSNLSQSEIESSQVKIATDRIINKIFNDIVANW, encoded by the coding sequence ATGAATTTTAAAATTAAAAATATCAGAATCAGACAGCCAAAATTCTGGCTTTTATTGCTGTGTCTCGGAGTACTGAATTCGTGTTACAGCTTTACCGGATCATCCCTTACCGATGAAAAGACTATCCAGATTAACGAGTTTCCGAATAATGCGCCGTTGGTAAACCCAACGTTGTCGCAGCAGTTCTCTACGGATATCCAAAACCGGTTTCTCCAAAGAACGACGTTGAAGGGAACCAAAGAGAACCCTGATATTTTGGTGGAAGGTGAGATCACGGATTATTCCATTACTCCCACAACCATTGGGTCAAATACCGTGACCAACCAAAATACCGGCGGGGTAGTGCAGGAATCCCAGAATAAACTGACGATCACGGTGAAAGTTCATTATGAAAATAAGCTTCACCCGGATTTCAGCTTTGACAGGACATACAGTGACGAGGCTGTTTTCAACAGTAACCTTTCGCAGTCTGAGATCGAATCGTCTCAGGTAAAAATTGCGACGGACAGAATTATAAACAAGATATTTAACGATATTGTAGCGAATTGGTAA
- a CDS encoding sigma-54-dependent Fis family transcriptional regulator, which yields MSNDLQNIKNRFGIIGNFPALNRALEKAIQVAPTDISVLVIGESGVGKEFIPKIIHSESKRKHQPYIVVNCGAIPEGTIDSELFGHEKGAFTGATATRKGYFEVADGGTIFLDEVGELPLQTQVRLLRVLESGEFMKVGSSQVQKTNVRIVAATNVNMMKAIQDGRFREDLYYRLNTVQIDMPPLRERKGDIHLLFRKFAIDFAEKYRMPELELEPSAVHYVENYTFPGNVRQLRNLVEQMTVVERNRHVTVEKLSEYIPMESHLPMVVSTPNSQKQNDFGSEREIMYKILFDMRNDINDLKSLTSELIKNRGTSDLSNHEKNLINRIYTPETQQQNAAPNSLLYFENNGNSNPVIQNPTIMSEPDNSYEDIEDIEIEENRPESLSLQNNEKDLIIKALEKHKGRRNKAADELGISQRTLYRKIKQYNLEE from the coding sequence ATGAGCAACGACTTACAAAATATAAAAAACCGTTTCGGAATCATCGGAAACTTTCCGGCCTTAAACCGCGCTTTGGAGAAAGCCATCCAGGTCGCACCTACGGACATTTCGGTCCTCGTGATCGGGGAAAGTGGTGTCGGAAAAGAATTTATCCCGAAAATCATCCATTCGGAATCCAAAAGAAAACATCAGCCTTACATCGTTGTCAACTGTGGAGCAATCCCGGAAGGAACTATCGATTCCGAATTGTTCGGACACGAAAAAGGGGCGTTTACCGGAGCAACGGCAACGCGGAAAGGATATTTTGAAGTAGCGGACGGCGGAACGATTTTCCTCGATGAGGTTGGGGAACTGCCGCTTCAGACACAGGTTCGCCTTCTGAGAGTGCTGGAAAGCGGTGAATTTATGAAAGTAGGTTCTTCGCAGGTTCAGAAAACAAATGTCCGGATCGTTGCAGCCACCAACGTAAACATGATGAAGGCCATTCAGGACGGAAGGTTCCGTGAGGATCTTTACTACCGTCTGAACACCGTACAGATTGATATGCCGCCTTTGCGCGAAAGAAAGGGCGATATTCATTTGCTGTTCAGAAAATTTGCCATCGATTTTGCTGAGAAATACAGAATGCCGGAGCTGGAGCTGGAGCCAAGCGCAGTGCACTATGTGGAAAATTATACCTTCCCGGGCAACGTCCGACAGCTGAGAAACCTGGTGGAGCAAATGACCGTTGTGGAAAGAAACAGGCATGTCACCGTAGAGAAGCTGTCCGAGTATATCCCGATGGAATCCCACCTGCCAATGGTGGTGAGTACGCCAAACAGCCAAAAGCAGAACGACTTCGGAAGTGAGCGGGAGATTATGTATAAAATTCTGTTTGACATGAGGAACGATATTAATGATTTAAAATCCTTAACTTCGGAACTGATAAAAAATCGCGGAACTTCGGATCTGAGCAACCATGAGAAAAATTTAATCAACAGGATTTATACGCCCGAAACCCAGCAGCAGAATGCAGCACCGAATTCTTTGCTGTATTTTGAAAATAACGGCAACAGCAATCCTGTTATTCAGAATCCGACGATTATGTCGGAGCCGGACAACAGCTATGAAGACATCGAAGATATTGAAATCGAAGAAAACAGGCCGGAATCCTTGTCGCTTCAGAATAATGAAAAAGATCTGATTATCAAAGCGCTGGAAAAGCATAAAGGAAGAAGGAATAAAGCAGCAGACGAACTGGGGATTTCACAGAGAACCTTATACAGAAAAATAAAACAATATAACTTAGAAGAATAA
- a CDS encoding energy transducer TonB, with the protein MKKYLLILPLLLLSGKGFSQLADAQPQAATANYQKAEFPGGDETFQKEFMNMVHAYIDTALYAVQGKVTFIFNIDPKGKISNIDVLPKFKNNEMFIDDMKYAAKKVKGKWKPALQNGIPVDSKFVMSVNFSHNTYDHD; encoded by the coding sequence ATGAAAAAATACCTTTTAATCCTGCCTTTATTGCTTCTCAGCGGTAAAGGTTTTTCGCAGTTGGCTGACGCTCAGCCACAGGCTGCAACCGCAAATTATCAGAAAGCGGAATTTCCGGGTGGAGATGAAACTTTTCAGAAAGAGTTTATGAATATGGTCCATGCCTACATCGATACGGCATTGTATGCGGTTCAGGGAAAAGTAACTTTTATCTTTAACATTGATCCCAAAGGCAAAATCAGCAACATCGATGTACTTCCGAAGTTTAAAAACAATGAAATGTTTATCGACGATATGAAATACGCTGCCAAAAAAGTGAAAGGTAAATGGAAGCCTGCCCTTCAAAACGGAATTCCGGTAGATTCCAAATTTGTAATGAGCGTGAACTTCAGCCATAATACATATGACCATGATTAG
- the miaB gene encoding tRNA (N6-isopentenyl adenosine(37)-C2)-methylthiotransferase MiaB: MQEKYIDETKQGEAFAIAEKDGNSKKLFLESYGCQMNFSDSEIVASILNEQGYNTTLKVEEADLILLNTCSIREKAEQTVRMRLSQFKNLKKEKPNMTVGVLGCMAERLKTKFLEEEQLVDLVVGPDAYRDLPNLLKETEDGRDAINVILSKEETYADINPVRLGGNGVTAYVTITRGCDNMCTFCVVPFTRGRERSRDPHSILEECKDLWNSGYKEITLLGQNVDSYLWYGGGPKKDFAKASEMQKATAVNFAQLLDLVAKAVPEMRIRFSTSNPQDMSLDVFRMMAKHHNICKYVHLPVQSGSNNMLLAMNRQHTREEYLELIRKAKEIVPEVAFSQDMIVGFCSETEEDHQDTLSLMREVEYDYGYMFAYSERPGTPAHKKMEDNIPADVKQRRLAEVIALQGELSRNRMKSYVGRVHQILIEGTSKKNENQWKGRNSQNAVCVFDKLEGQKIGDIVDVFVFDNTQGTLLGETVSK, translated from the coding sequence GTGCAGGAAAAATATATAGACGAAACCAAACAGGGTGAAGCTTTTGCCATTGCGGAAAAAGACGGAAACTCAAAGAAATTGTTTTTAGAGAGCTACGGTTGTCAGATGAATTTCTCTGACTCTGAAATTGTTGCGTCCATCCTTAATGAACAGGGTTATAACACAACACTGAAAGTTGAGGAGGCTGATCTTATCCTTTTAAACACATGTTCCATTCGTGAAAAGGCAGAGCAGACCGTGCGGATGCGTCTTTCCCAATTCAAAAACCTGAAGAAAGAAAAACCGAATATGACGGTGGGCGTTCTCGGCTGTATGGCGGAAAGGCTGAAAACCAAATTTCTGGAAGAAGAACAACTGGTTGATCTTGTCGTGGGCCCTGATGCCTACAGGGATTTACCGAATCTTTTAAAAGAAACGGAAGACGGCAGGGATGCCATCAACGTTATTCTTTCAAAAGAAGAAACGTATGCGGACATCAACCCTGTTCGTTTAGGCGGAAACGGAGTTACCGCTTATGTTACCATTACCAGAGGTTGCGACAATATGTGTACATTCTGTGTAGTTCCTTTTACACGGGGCCGCGAGAGAAGTCGTGATCCACACTCTATTTTGGAGGAATGTAAAGATCTTTGGAACAGCGGTTATAAAGAAATCACTTTACTGGGCCAGAATGTAGACTCTTATCTTTGGTACGGCGGAGGTCCTAAAAAAGACTTTGCTAAAGCATCTGAAATGCAGAAAGCCACAGCTGTTAATTTTGCCCAACTGCTTGATTTGGTAGCGAAAGCGGTTCCGGAAATGAGAATCCGTTTTTCTACGTCCAATCCTCAGGATATGAGCCTGGATGTGTTCAGGATGATGGCGAAACATCACAATATTTGTAAATATGTTCATTTACCGGTTCAGAGCGGTAGCAACAATATGCTTCTGGCAATGAACAGGCAGCATACCCGTGAAGAATACCTTGAGTTAATTAGAAAAGCCAAGGAAATTGTTCCGGAAGTCGCTTTTTCCCAGGATATGATCGTCGGCTTTTGCAGCGAGACCGAAGAAGACCACCAGGATACGTTGAGCCTGATGCGTGAGGTTGAATACGACTATGGATATATGTTTGCTTATTCGGAAAGACCGGGAACTCCGGCTCACAAGAAAATGGAAGACAATATTCCGGCGGATGTGAAACAACGGCGTCTGGCAGAAGTAATTGCTTTGCAGGGAGAACTGTCCAGAAACAGAATGAAATCCTATGTAGGAAGAGTTCATCAGATCCTCATCGAAGGAACTTCCAAAAAGAATGAAAACCAATGGAAGGGAAGAAACTCCCAGAATGCCGTTTGTGTCTTCGATAAGCTGGAAGGTCAGAAAATTGGTGACATTGTGGACGTTTTCGTTTTTGATAATACACAGGGCACGCTTTTAGGGGAAACTGTTTCAAAATAA